From the Bombus pascuorum chromosome 7, iyBomPasc1.1, whole genome shotgun sequence genome, one window contains:
- the LOC132909230 gene encoding DNA-directed RNA polymerase, mitochondrial isoform X1, whose amino-acid sequence MYKLLITRVTERISPHGVFFIPKQVIMMQRPMRLCSFCNFYHGNISKSIKYQQVRIYGTTTVNILGHSPIKKEIKRKTKNYAELLTVTDKTASIERTDTEKLIAPDLSVLVDNPDITTDNSYESKDVICNQLFDSTCMNENYHDFCDTKAFLNIENNVGIVTKNEMKDNLNIGNKIKKNMPKKDSTFHSIKKTKLEKDQKPKNVLELSIDNAQNMKIYKTENKYGVENYVESLLAHIEVYLKCGLLNRANKTLMKYRKYVQRQHKCNKNNFKCNDNIELYNMLLEAYASRRKVEKVLELYDMIKNDSLTPTPQTYAYIFDTLGNETVNKKRIELLKKLNVEMNNYNISFDDIFSHTPYFKIDQQENILKAIRILMPNFEPAYTTLNRNYKCKLIRQIPMKSNYESPAKELFTIEELKDLFKTQLQTELAIETQIPSIESCKENRNTSLKTKIMELENYWKVAALAAFERNLKCLKQKECQVHNALMVLYPFLEVLDKEYYIDAILREIRQLAAGSETFSLSLKSLYITLGKYIYRKYEIEVKKQTGVLDKMTNIYSKYLQWYLYPEKMPHLNNMNNRTVWKYFEYEETKYGTPLNFTSLNWPMNVMTNIGKFLYQIILNDIMLKPEILKVQNLKYSIPAFYTLFRNKGNYLSEQIKPHPLVAKLYRNIHLETLTFESLLLPSCSPPNPWVSIYLGGYLIAKTDFIRLSKDSNDLPHKLKNTEPEQLFPIFDSLNQLSSIPWKINTAILDIIIKIFQDGGSAELNVPQSVSVLTPPSLLINKNATVEEKQKAAIAIAQYHQKKCDMYSLWCDTLYKLSIANHFRNKIFWLPHNLDFRGRTYPVPPYLNHLSSDLGRSLLLFGKGKPLGPNGLDWLKLHVINLTNFKKLNSVKERLEYANQNMDNILDSATKPLTGKMWWKQSEEPWQTLAACMEIANALKAPNVEEYVSVFPIHQDGSCNGLQHYAALGKDKIGAKSVNLHPFDTPKDVYSDIVSIIETQRQIDARNNVKIAQILEGYVKRKVIKQTVMTTVYGVTKYGAKAQIIKQLKEVENFPKEHIWSASIYLTESTFHSLRKMFKSAREIQDWFTECARIISSICYENVEWVTPLGLPIIQPYMKQQKSSKGYINDNKKPDSIKQRNAFAPNFIHSLDSTHMMLTGLNCNKNNITFVSVHDCFWTHPCTVDAMNKICREQFVALHSEPILEDLAIFFVKRYLPIYEQLKCKNKPDIEEIRKCLTNIPSKGDFNINNVLSSVYFFN is encoded by the exons atgtacaaactTTTAATAACACGAGTTACTGAACGAATATCTCCACATGGTGTTTTCTTCATACCGAAACAAGTAATAATGATGCAGCGACCAATGCGCCTATGCtctttctgtaatttttaccacggaaatatatcaaaat ctaTCAAATACCAGCAAGTTCGTATTTATGGTACAACAACAGTAAATATATTAGGTCATTCAccaataaagaaagaaataaagagaaagacaaaAAATTATGCTGAATTATTAACAg taacAGATAAAACAGCAAGTATTGAGAGGACTGACACTGAAAAGTTAATAGCACCTGATTTATCCGTGCTTGTTGATAATCCTGACATCACTACAGACAATTCATATGAAAGTAAAGATGTTATATGTAATCAACTCTTTGATTCAACATgtatgaatgaaaattatcaTGATTTTTGTGATACTAaagcttttttaaatatt GAAAATAATGTAGGTATAGTtactaaaaatgaaatgaaagataatttgaatattggtAACAAAATCAAGAAGAATATGCCTAAAAAAGATTCTACATTtcattctattaaaaagaCCAAATTGGAAAAAGATCAGAAACCGAAGAATGTGTTGGAGttaagtat AGATAATGCacaaaacatgaaaatatataaaactgaaAACAAGTATGGAGTAGAAAATTATGTTGAAAGTTTATTAGCACATATAGAAGTTTATTTAAAGTGTGGATTGTTAAACAGAGCAAATAAAACCTTAAtgaaatataggaaatatgtTCAAAGACAAcataaatgtaacaaaaataattttaaatgtaatgATAATATTGAGCTTTACAATATGCTTTTGGAAGCTTATGCTTCCAGAAGAAAAGTAGAGAAAGTTTTAGAGTTATATGatatgataaaaaatgattcttTAACACCAACACCCCAAActtatgcatatatatttgatacttTGGGAAATGAGactgtaaataaaaaacgaattg AATTACTCAAAAAATTGAATGTTGAAatgaataattacaatatatcttTCGATGATATCTTTAGTCATACGCCATACTTTAAAATTGACCagcaagaaaatatattaaaggcAATTAGGATATTAATGCCAAACTTTGAACCAGCATACACTACATTAAATAGAAACTATAAATGTAAACTTATAAGACAAATTCCAATGAAAAGTAACTATGAAAGTCCAGCAAAAGAACTATTTACAATAGAAGAACTaaaagatttgtttaaaacaCAGCTTCAAACTGAATTAGCAATTGAAACACAGATACCAAGTATTGAATCATGTAAGGAAAACAGAAACACTAGTCTG aaaacaaaaattatggaactagaaaattattggaaaGTTGCAGCATTGGCAGCTTTTGAAAGGAATTTGAAGTGTTTAAAACAAAAGGAGTGTCAAGTTCATAATGCTCTGATGGTTTTGTATCCATTTTTAGAAGTTTTGGATAAAGAATACTACATAGATGCTATATTACGTGAAATTAGACAATTAGCTGCAGGATCAGAAACTTTTAGTTTATCTCTTAAATCATTATACATTACATTgggaaaatacatttataggAAGTATGAA ATTGAAGTAAAGAAACAAACTGGAGTGTTAGATAAAATgactaatatttattcaaaataccTTCAATGGTACTTATATCCTGAAAAAATGccacatttaaataatatgaataatcGTACTgtatggaaatattttgagTATGAGGAAACAAAATATGGTACACCTTTAAATTTTACCTCTTTAAATTGGCCTATGAATGTAATGACAAATATTGgcaaatttttgtatcaaattatcTTGAATGATATTATGCTTAAACCTGAAATTctaaaagtacaaaatttaaaatattctatccCTGCATTTTATACATTGTTTAGGaacaaaggaaattatttatcagaaCAG ATTAAACCACATCCTCTGGTAgcaaaattatatagaaatatacatttagAAACATTAACATTTGAATCACTTCTTCTACCTTCTTGTAGTCCGCCAAATCCATGGGTTTCAATATATTTAGGAGGGTATCTTATAGCAAAAACTGATTTTATAAGACTCTCAAAAGATTCT aatgaTTTACcgcataaattaaaaaatacagaacCAGAACAGTTATTTCCTATATTTGATTCATTGAATCAGCTTAGTTCTATTCCATGGAAAATTAATACTGCTATActcgatattataattaag ATTTTTCAAGATGGCGGTTCTGCAGAATTAAATGTCCCTCAATCAGTTTCTGTATTAACTCCACCAAGtcttctaataaataaaaatgctactgttgaagagaaacaaaaagcaGCAATAGCAATAGCTCAATATCATCAAAAGAAGTGTGATATGTATTCGTTGTGGTGTGATACTCTTTATAAGTTATCCATCGCCAATCAT tttaggaacaaaatattttggcTCCCACATAATTTGGATTTTAGAGGAAGAACTTACCCAGTACCTCCttatttaaatcatttatCATCTGATTTGGGCCGgtctttacttttatttggaAAGGGAAAACCTCTAGGTCCAAATGGATTAGATTGGTTGAAATTacatgttattaatttaactaactttaagaaattaaattctgtTAAAGAACGGCTTGAATATGCAAATCAGAACATGGATAATATACTTGACAGTGCTACTAAACCTTTAACA gGTAAAATGTGGTGGAAACAATCAGAGGAACCATGGCAAACTTTAGCTGCGTGCATGGAAATAGCAAATGCATTAAAAGCACCAAATGTAGAAGAATATGTATCTGTGTTTCCAATACATCAAGATGGCAGTTGTAATGGACTTCAACATTATGCAGCACTTGGTAAAGATAAAATTGGTGCGAAAAGTGTTAATTTACATCCATTTGATACTCCAAAAGATGTATATTCTGACATTGTGTCAATT ATTGAAACACAACGACAAATTGATGCAagaaataatgttaaaattgCACAAATATTGGAAGgatatgtaaaaagaaaagttataAAGCAAACTGTGATGACAACAGTATATGGTGTAACAAAATATGGTGCAAAAgctcaaataataaaacagttaaaag AAGTAGAAAACTTTCCTAAGGAACATATTTGGTCTGCTAGTATATATTTAACTGAAAGCACATTTCACAgtttaagaaaaatgtttaaaagtgCAAGAGAAATTCAAGATTGGTTCACAGAATGTGCTCgaattatttcttctatttgttATGAAAATGTGGAGTGGGTTACCCCATTGGGTCTTCctattatacaaccttatatgAAGCAACAAAAATCTTCAAAAGGctatattaatgataataa GAAACCTGATAGCATAAAACAACGAAATGCATTCGCACCAAACTTTATACACTCTCTAGATTCCACTCACATGATGCTTACTGGgctaaattgtaataaaaataatattacttttgTCTCAGTACATGATTGTTTTTGGACTCATCCTTGTACCGTAGATGCTATGAACAAA atatgCAGAGAACAATTTGTTGCTCTTCATTCTGAACCCATCCTTGAAGATTTAGCTATATTTTTTGTGAAACGATATTTACCAATTTATGA acAATTAAAGTGTAAAAATAAGCCTGACATTGAAGAAATACGCAAATGTTTAACTAATATACCATCAAAAggtgattttaatattaataatgttttGTCATCtgtatacttttttaattaa
- the LOC132909230 gene encoding DNA-directed RNA polymerase, mitochondrial isoform X2, with amino-acid sequence MTFVMKFHNKAIKYQQVRIYGTTTVNILGHSPIKKEIKRKTKNYAELLTVTDKTASIERTDTEKLIAPDLSVLVDNPDITTDNSYESKDVICNQLFDSTCMNENYHDFCDTKAFLNIENNVGIVTKNEMKDNLNIGNKIKKNMPKKDSTFHSIKKTKLEKDQKPKNVLELSIDNAQNMKIYKTENKYGVENYVESLLAHIEVYLKCGLLNRANKTLMKYRKYVQRQHKCNKNNFKCNDNIELYNMLLEAYASRRKVEKVLELYDMIKNDSLTPTPQTYAYIFDTLGNETVNKKRIELLKKLNVEMNNYNISFDDIFSHTPYFKIDQQENILKAIRILMPNFEPAYTTLNRNYKCKLIRQIPMKSNYESPAKELFTIEELKDLFKTQLQTELAIETQIPSIESCKENRNTSLKTKIMELENYWKVAALAAFERNLKCLKQKECQVHNALMVLYPFLEVLDKEYYIDAILREIRQLAAGSETFSLSLKSLYITLGKYIYRKYEIEVKKQTGVLDKMTNIYSKYLQWYLYPEKMPHLNNMNNRTVWKYFEYEETKYGTPLNFTSLNWPMNVMTNIGKFLYQIILNDIMLKPEILKVQNLKYSIPAFYTLFRNKGNYLSEQIKPHPLVAKLYRNIHLETLTFESLLLPSCSPPNPWVSIYLGGYLIAKTDFIRLSKDSNDLPHKLKNTEPEQLFPIFDSLNQLSSIPWKINTAILDIIIKIFQDGGSAELNVPQSVSVLTPPSLLINKNATVEEKQKAAIAIAQYHQKKCDMYSLWCDTLYKLSIANHFRNKIFWLPHNLDFRGRTYPVPPYLNHLSSDLGRSLLLFGKGKPLGPNGLDWLKLHVINLTNFKKLNSVKERLEYANQNMDNILDSATKPLTGKMWWKQSEEPWQTLAACMEIANALKAPNVEEYVSVFPIHQDGSCNGLQHYAALGKDKIGAKSVNLHPFDTPKDVYSDIVSIIETQRQIDARNNVKIAQILEGYVKRKVIKQTVMTTVYGVTKYGAKAQIIKQLKEVENFPKEHIWSASIYLTESTFHSLRKMFKSAREIQDWFTECARIISSICYENVEWVTPLGLPIIQPYMKQQKSSKGYINDNKKPDSIKQRNAFAPNFIHSLDSTHMMLTGLNCNKNNITFVSVHDCFWTHPCTVDAMNKICREQFVALHSEPILEDLAIFFVKRYLPIYEQLKCKNKPDIEEIRKCLTNIPSKGDFNINNVLSSVYFFN; translated from the exons ATGACATTTGTTATGAAGTTTCATAATAAAG ctaTCAAATACCAGCAAGTTCGTATTTATGGTACAACAACAGTAAATATATTAGGTCATTCAccaataaagaaagaaataaagagaaagacaaaAAATTATGCTGAATTATTAACAg taacAGATAAAACAGCAAGTATTGAGAGGACTGACACTGAAAAGTTAATAGCACCTGATTTATCCGTGCTTGTTGATAATCCTGACATCACTACAGACAATTCATATGAAAGTAAAGATGTTATATGTAATCAACTCTTTGATTCAACATgtatgaatgaaaattatcaTGATTTTTGTGATACTAaagcttttttaaatatt GAAAATAATGTAGGTATAGTtactaaaaatgaaatgaaagataatttgaatattggtAACAAAATCAAGAAGAATATGCCTAAAAAAGATTCTACATTtcattctattaaaaagaCCAAATTGGAAAAAGATCAGAAACCGAAGAATGTGTTGGAGttaagtat AGATAATGCacaaaacatgaaaatatataaaactgaaAACAAGTATGGAGTAGAAAATTATGTTGAAAGTTTATTAGCACATATAGAAGTTTATTTAAAGTGTGGATTGTTAAACAGAGCAAATAAAACCTTAAtgaaatataggaaatatgtTCAAAGACAAcataaatgtaacaaaaataattttaaatgtaatgATAATATTGAGCTTTACAATATGCTTTTGGAAGCTTATGCTTCCAGAAGAAAAGTAGAGAAAGTTTTAGAGTTATATGatatgataaaaaatgattcttTAACACCAACACCCCAAActtatgcatatatatttgatacttTGGGAAATGAGactgtaaataaaaaacgaattg AATTACTCAAAAAATTGAATGTTGAAatgaataattacaatatatcttTCGATGATATCTTTAGTCATACGCCATACTTTAAAATTGACCagcaagaaaatatattaaaggcAATTAGGATATTAATGCCAAACTTTGAACCAGCATACACTACATTAAATAGAAACTATAAATGTAAACTTATAAGACAAATTCCAATGAAAAGTAACTATGAAAGTCCAGCAAAAGAACTATTTACAATAGAAGAACTaaaagatttgtttaaaacaCAGCTTCAAACTGAATTAGCAATTGAAACACAGATACCAAGTATTGAATCATGTAAGGAAAACAGAAACACTAGTCTG aaaacaaaaattatggaactagaaaattattggaaaGTTGCAGCATTGGCAGCTTTTGAAAGGAATTTGAAGTGTTTAAAACAAAAGGAGTGTCAAGTTCATAATGCTCTGATGGTTTTGTATCCATTTTTAGAAGTTTTGGATAAAGAATACTACATAGATGCTATATTACGTGAAATTAGACAATTAGCTGCAGGATCAGAAACTTTTAGTTTATCTCTTAAATCATTATACATTACATTgggaaaatacatttataggAAGTATGAA ATTGAAGTAAAGAAACAAACTGGAGTGTTAGATAAAATgactaatatttattcaaaataccTTCAATGGTACTTATATCCTGAAAAAATGccacatttaaataatatgaataatcGTACTgtatggaaatattttgagTATGAGGAAACAAAATATGGTACACCTTTAAATTTTACCTCTTTAAATTGGCCTATGAATGTAATGACAAATATTGgcaaatttttgtatcaaattatcTTGAATGATATTATGCTTAAACCTGAAATTctaaaagtacaaaatttaaaatattctatccCTGCATTTTATACATTGTTTAGGaacaaaggaaattatttatcagaaCAG ATTAAACCACATCCTCTGGTAgcaaaattatatagaaatatacatttagAAACATTAACATTTGAATCACTTCTTCTACCTTCTTGTAGTCCGCCAAATCCATGGGTTTCAATATATTTAGGAGGGTATCTTATAGCAAAAACTGATTTTATAAGACTCTCAAAAGATTCT aatgaTTTACcgcataaattaaaaaatacagaacCAGAACAGTTATTTCCTATATTTGATTCATTGAATCAGCTTAGTTCTATTCCATGGAAAATTAATACTGCTATActcgatattataattaag ATTTTTCAAGATGGCGGTTCTGCAGAATTAAATGTCCCTCAATCAGTTTCTGTATTAACTCCACCAAGtcttctaataaataaaaatgctactgttgaagagaaacaaaaagcaGCAATAGCAATAGCTCAATATCATCAAAAGAAGTGTGATATGTATTCGTTGTGGTGTGATACTCTTTATAAGTTATCCATCGCCAATCAT tttaggaacaaaatattttggcTCCCACATAATTTGGATTTTAGAGGAAGAACTTACCCAGTACCTCCttatttaaatcatttatCATCTGATTTGGGCCGgtctttacttttatttggaAAGGGAAAACCTCTAGGTCCAAATGGATTAGATTGGTTGAAATTacatgttattaatttaactaactttaagaaattaaattctgtTAAAGAACGGCTTGAATATGCAAATCAGAACATGGATAATATACTTGACAGTGCTACTAAACCTTTAACA gGTAAAATGTGGTGGAAACAATCAGAGGAACCATGGCAAACTTTAGCTGCGTGCATGGAAATAGCAAATGCATTAAAAGCACCAAATGTAGAAGAATATGTATCTGTGTTTCCAATACATCAAGATGGCAGTTGTAATGGACTTCAACATTATGCAGCACTTGGTAAAGATAAAATTGGTGCGAAAAGTGTTAATTTACATCCATTTGATACTCCAAAAGATGTATATTCTGACATTGTGTCAATT ATTGAAACACAACGACAAATTGATGCAagaaataatgttaaaattgCACAAATATTGGAAGgatatgtaaaaagaaaagttataAAGCAAACTGTGATGACAACAGTATATGGTGTAACAAAATATGGTGCAAAAgctcaaataataaaacagttaaaag AAGTAGAAAACTTTCCTAAGGAACATATTTGGTCTGCTAGTATATATTTAACTGAAAGCACATTTCACAgtttaagaaaaatgtttaaaagtgCAAGAGAAATTCAAGATTGGTTCACAGAATGTGCTCgaattatttcttctatttgttATGAAAATGTGGAGTGGGTTACCCCATTGGGTCTTCctattatacaaccttatatgAAGCAACAAAAATCTTCAAAAGGctatattaatgataataa GAAACCTGATAGCATAAAACAACGAAATGCATTCGCACCAAACTTTATACACTCTCTAGATTCCACTCACATGATGCTTACTGGgctaaattgtaataaaaataatattacttttgTCTCAGTACATGATTGTTTTTGGACTCATCCTTGTACCGTAGATGCTATGAACAAA atatgCAGAGAACAATTTGTTGCTCTTCATTCTGAACCCATCCTTGAAGATTTAGCTATATTTTTTGTGAAACGATATTTACCAATTTATGA acAATTAAAGTGTAAAAATAAGCCTGACATTGAAGAAATACGCAAATGTTTAACTAATATACCATCAAAAggtgattttaatattaataatgttttGTCATCtgtatacttttttaattaa